AAGCACGCTCGCCTCCGCCTGCTGAACCTGCGCCTCGAGCGACGCTGGGTCGAGCGTCGCAATCACGTCGCCGCGTGTGACGCGGTCGTTGAAGTCTGCCGCTAGCGTCTGGATCGTCCCGGTCACCTGACTGCCAACCTCCACCGCGTCCACGGGCTCGACGGTGCCCGTGGCCTCCACCGTCTCCACGACGGGACCACGTGTCACGTTCGCCGTAACCAGGCGAGGTTCCGCGCTGGCGGCAGCCGATCGGTAGTAGGCAACAGACACGGCGAGCGCCACCGTCACAATTGCCGCTGCTGCCAGTTTGAGCTTCATGTCATCGCTCCTCGGGAGCGGCGGCGCGGCTAAAGCCGCGCCCTACCGCTCCTCGTCGATCAGTTCTGCCGTGGCTGCTCGCCAGACTGCTGTCGCTCGAGACGGCGTTCGTGGAATTCAGCGCGACGCTGCTGGCGCTCCGCATGCCAGGCTTTCGCCTTCTCCTGCTGATCGGGCGTCAACACTTGAAAGACTTCGGCTTGAATGCGTGCCTGCAGCACCGCAGCCTCCATTTTGGCCGCAGCCAGGTCGGCAGCCCGCGCCTGGATCTCGGCCTCGTCGACCGGCACAGCCATCGCGGCGGTGGTCAGCGCCTCGCGCGCAGGCCACAGCGTCTCGGAG
This Luteitalea sp. DNA region includes the following protein-coding sequences:
- a CDS encoding periplasmic heavy metal sensor; amino-acid sequence: GGWRGRGGHAFMGDRFPAFRHLDLSDEQREQIRAIHEQHRDERQALSETLWPAREALTTAAMAVPVDEAEIQARAADLAAAKMEAAVLQARIQAEVFQVLTPDQQEKAKAWHAERQQRRAEFHERRLERQQSGEQPRQN
- a CDS encoding biotin/lipoyl-binding protein, encoding MKLKLAAAAIVTVALAVSVAYYRSAAASAEPRLVTANVTRGPVVETVEATGTVEPVDAVEVGSQVTGTIQTLAADFNDRVTRGDVIATLDPASLEAQVQQAEASVL